GATTAAAAAAGATTTTAAAAATATAAAGTATATTAACAATCACACCGGTAGTTTATTTACCAGTGATGAAAAGGCGATGAGAAAGCTTTTAAAGATTTTTAAAAAATATGATTTGATTTTTGTAGATTCTAAAACCATAGGAAAAAGCGTTACGACTAAGATTATTAAGGATTTTTCCCAACCGCTTATCCAAAGAGATGTGTTTTTAGATAATGAAGATAGTGTGGTTTATGTAAAAAAGCAACTTGAAAGTGCTGTAAAACTCGCACAAAAGAAAGGTTTTGCTATAGCTATAGCCCATCCTAGAAAAAATACTTTTAAGGCATTAAAGGAGAGTGAAAAATTGCTTAGAAAAGTGGAATTAGTGTATTTAAGTGAAATTTATGGCAAGTAAAATTTTAGCACAAGAATTATCAAACAGTCTTTTTTCTGCTTTGGATAAAAAGCCAAAGAATATCTATTATAAGGGGAATTTAGAGCTTTTGGATAAAAGAAAGGTTGCTATCATCGGCTCAAGAAAAATGAGTGTTTATACTAAAAATTGTGTTTTTGAATTGGCAAATTATCTAAAAATGGCTGATGTTTGCGTGGTAAGTGGCGGGGCTTTGGGTGTGGATATTGTGGCAAGTAAGGCTGCTATGCCATTAACGATCGGAATTTTTGCAAATGGGCTTGATAGAATTTATCCCAAAAGCAATGAAAATATAATTAATGAAATTTACACCAATGCTTTAGCCTTAAGTGAAAATGAAGATAGTTATATCCCAAAAAATTATGATTTTTTACTTAGAAACCGTTTGATTATTGCTTTAAGCGAAGCAGTAATTATTGCTCAAGCGGATTTAAAAAGTGGTTCTATGCAAAGCGCTAGACTTGCTTTAGAGATGAAAAAACCTTTATATGTTTTACCGCATAGGATTAATGAGAGTCGAGGCACAAATTCGCTCATAAAAGAAAGAAAAGCAGAATTAATAACTGATTTTAAAGATTTCGCCTCGTGTTTTGGGGATATAACAGAAAAGCCAAGTGATGAAATTTTAGAATTTTGTAAAAAGGGCGTGAGTGTGGATGAGGCTGTGGCGGTTTTTGGGCAAAAAATTTATGAATATGAACTCGAAAGGAAAATCGAAATTGATGGGGTTTATATAAAGGTTTTGATTTGAAAACTTTAGCTTTAGATGTAGGTTTAAAACGCATAGGAGTAGCGCTTTGCGTGGATGGAAAAATCGCTATTCCACTTGATGCTATTATGAGAAAAAATCGCAATCAAGCTGCAAAAGAAGTGCAAAATTTAATCCAATTACACGAAATTTCTTCGCTTATTATAGGCATACCAAAAGGCGGATCGAGTGAAGAGGAGATGAGCAGACGCATTAAACATTTTGTGACCTTGCTTGAATTTAATGGTGAAATTCATTTTGTAGATGAAAGTATGACAAGTAGGGAAGCTTTGGAATTTGGAGTAATAAATACACGAAAAAAAGATGGCAAGCTTGATTCCTTGGCGGCTTTTATTATGTTAAAGGAATTTCATGGCATTGTTTGATTTAAAAACTCATCTAGATGGACTTTATGATGAAAAGCAAGTTTTGGATATTTTGGAAAGTTTCGACAAACCTAAAGATATTTGCGTTTTTATCAATACTTTAAAAAGCAACGAATTGGATTTTGAAGAGCTTTTAAAACAAGTAGATATTGCTTTTGTTAAGCTTGATAAATATTGCTATAAAATCGATCATAAAGATAAAAATACTCTTACGAGATTAAAAGCTTTTGAACTTGGGTATTTTTATGTGCAAAATTACTCTTCTTATTTGTGCGCGAAAAATTTAAATGTCAAACCCAATGAAAGTGTTTTAGATATGTGTGCTGCGCCGGGTGGAAAGAGTATTAATTTGGCAAATTTTATGGAAAATCAAGGCTATTTAGCTTGCGTTGAAGCAAGCAAGGATCGATTTTTTGTTTTAAAGAAAAATTTGCAAAATTATGGAGTAAAAATTGCAAAGTGTTTTTTAAAAGATGCTAAGAGTATAGGCAAAATTTGTCCGTCAAAATTTGATAAAATTTTACTCGATGCGCCTTGTTCTACCTTTGCGAAATCAGGATTTTTAATACAAAAAAATCTTAAAGAAATCAAGCAAATTTCAAATTTACAAAAAAGATTATTAAACTCAGCACTAAAAGCTTTGAAGCAAGATGGGGAGTTAATTTATAGTACTTGCACTTTTACAAGATATGAGAATGAAGAAGTGCTTGAAAATGCTCTAAATGGAGAGATTAAAATTGAAATTTTGGATTTAAATTTGGATAAGATAGAAGCCGTAGCTGCTAAAAGTTCAGAATTTGATGCGTTAAAAAAAGCCAAAAGGATATTGCCAAATAATCTAAACGACGGCTTTTTTATATGCAAAATTAAAAAGAAATCACTGTAGGCATATTTAAGCTTAAAAAATTATAAAAATTTTTAGAATAAATTTTTAACTTAAAGTTCTATTTTATCGTATTTTAGATATAAAATCACATTGTGAAAAGGCTGTGAATAAAATGCAAAAATTTTGTAACTTAAATGAATGAATAATTTTTAACAAGTTTTAAATTTGTGGTTTTTATCTTAAAAAAATATGATTTTTAAAAAAATCATGCAAATAAAATGATACAATTATAATTTTATTATCAAAAAAGGTAGTTAAATGATAAAATCAATCCCTGAATGGAGTGAGCAAGAATATTTAATGCTTTCTTTGCCTCACGAAAAAAGTGACTGGAAGCCATATTTAGATGAAATTTTACAAGGCTATAAAGAATTTATAAAAGCGGTTAGCGAGTTTCAAAAGGTGCTGCTTATAGCACCTAAAAAAAGCGATTTTGCTCCTTTTGAAAATATACCCAATGTGGAATTTTTTGTGTGTGATACAAATGATACTTGGATACGCGATTTTGGCGCAATCGATATTTTAGAAAATGG
This genomic interval from Campylobacter sp. CCS1377 contains the following:
- a CDS encoding DNA-processing protein DprA — translated: MASKILAQELSNSLFSALDKKPKNIYYKGNLELLDKRKVAIIGSRKMSVYTKNCVFELANYLKMADVCVVSGGALGVDIVASKAAMPLTIGIFANGLDRIYPKSNENIINEIYTNALALSENEDSYIPKNYDFLLRNRLIIALSEAVIIAQADLKSGSMQSARLALEMKKPLYVLPHRINESRGTNSLIKERKAELITDFKDFASCFGDITEKPSDEILEFCKKGVSVDEAVAVFGQKIYEYELERKIEIDGVYIKVLI
- the ruvX gene encoding Holliday junction resolvase RuvX, which codes for MKTLALDVGLKRIGVALCVDGKIAIPLDAIMRKNRNQAAKEVQNLIQLHEISSLIIGIPKGGSSEEEMSRRIKHFVTLLEFNGEIHFVDESMTSREALEFGVINTRKKDGKLDSLAAFIMLKEFHGIV
- a CDS encoding RsmB/NOP family class I SAM-dependent RNA methyltransferase, whose protein sequence is MALFDLKTHLDGLYDEKQVLDILESFDKPKDICVFINTLKSNELDFEELLKQVDIAFVKLDKYCYKIDHKDKNTLTRLKAFELGYFYVQNYSSYLCAKNLNVKPNESVLDMCAAPGGKSINLANFMENQGYLACVEASKDRFFVLKKNLQNYGVKIAKCFLKDAKSIGKICPSKFDKILLDAPCSTFAKSGFLIQKNLKEIKQISNLQKRLLNSALKALKQDGELIYSTCTFTRYENEEVLENALNGEIKIEILDLNLDKIEAVAAKSSEFDALKKAKRILPNNLNDGFFICKIKKKSL